In Chloroflexota bacterium, one DNA window encodes the following:
- a CDS encoding LysM peptidoglycan-binding domain-containing protein, producing the protein MKISRFILIMSVLIGLTLAVTPRAAAASPGFVVVRWGDTLAAIAARSGTSLAALMRANAIPNANIVYAGQKLVIPAGSFSPAPANPAPTGSVYTVVGGDTLGTIAARHGTTISSLMQANGLTNQNFIYTGQRLNVPGRNAPASATQPAPAPAPAPLPIVGASPAPPTTGKWIDVNISKQTITAYQGSAPLKAVLVSTGVAWHPTPAGRFAVYTKIKSQTMSGGYGADSYYLPGVPWVMYFTGAYAIHGTYWHRNFGQPMSHGCVNLTIDDAKWFFDWAEIGTPVMSHL; encoded by the coding sequence ATGAAGATTTCTCGCTTCATTCTTATAATGTCCGTGCTCATCGGATTGACGCTCGCGGTGACGCCACGCGCCGCCGCCGCGAGTCCTGGTTTCGTCGTCGTGCGGTGGGGCGATACGCTCGCCGCGATCGCCGCGCGGAGCGGCACGTCATTGGCTGCGCTGATGCGCGCGAATGCAATTCCCAACGCGAACATCGTTTACGCCGGTCAAAAACTCGTCATCCCCGCCGGTTCTTTTTCGCCCGCGCCTGCCAATCCTGCGCCGACCGGCAGCGTTTATACAGTCGTCGGCGGCGACACGCTCGGCACCATCGCCGCGCGTCATGGCACAACAATCAGCTCGTTGATGCAAGCGAACGGCTTGACGAATCAAAACTTTATCTACACGGGTCAACGCTTGAACGTGCCAGGACGCAACGCCCCGGCTTCCGCGACGCAACCCGCGCCAGCCCCCGCGCCCGCACCGCTGCCCATCGTGGGCGCCTCGCCGGCGCCACCCACAACCGGCAAATGGATTGACGTGAACATCAGCAAGCAAACGATCACCGCGTATCAAGGCAGCGCGCCACTCAAAGCGGTCCTCGTTTCGACCGGCGTCGCGTGGCACCCCACCCCGGCGGGACGCTTTGCGGTCTACACCAAAATCAAATCGCAAACGATGAGCGGCGGGTACGGCGCCGATTCGTACTATTTGCCTGGCGTGCCCTGGGTGATGTACTTTACCGGCGCGTACGCGATTCACGGCACGTACTGGCATCGCAATTTCGGTCAGCCGATGAGTCACGGTTGCGTCAACCTCACGATTGACGACGCGAAATGGTTCTTCGACTGGGCGGAGATCGGCACGCCGGTCATGTCACATCTCTGA
- a CDS encoding DUF3842 family protein gives MIVAVIDGMGGGIGVQIVTQLRQELPEIEILALGANAVATDRMMQAKASRGASGENAIRVSVGAADFIVAPIGVIVPNSMMGEITPEIAQAVAGARARKLLLPVNQSHFEIIGIESKPLAKQIGAAIAIIKESLAPRV, from the coding sequence ATGATCGTCGCAGTCATTGATGGGATGGGCGGCGGCATCGGCGTTCAAATCGTCACCCAGTTGCGCCAAGAATTACCGGAGATCGAAATCCTCGCGTTGGGCGCGAACGCCGTCGCCACCGATCGCATGATGCAAGCCAAGGCGAGTCGCGGCGCGAGCGGCGAGAACGCGATTCGCGTGTCGGTCGGCGCGGCAGATTTTATCGTCGCGCCCATCGGCGTCATCGTACCGAATTCGATGATGGGCGAGATCACGCCGGAAATTGCGCAAGCGGTCGCGGGTGCGCGTGCGCGCAAGTTGCTGTTGCCGGTCAATCAATCGCATTTCGAAATCATCGGCATCGAAAGCAAACCACTCGCCAAACAAATCGGCGCGGCAATCGCGATCATCAAAGAATCGCTCGCCCCGCGCGTTTGA
- the larE gene encoding ATP-dependent sacrificial sulfur transferase LarE has product MNDKLEQLQDLLRAMESVVVAYSGGVDSTLVLKVAHDVLGDAALAVTADSPSLPRDDLRQAQAIAAQIGARHLCIPISEMSDARYLNNPPDRCYFCKTHTYDALAALAEREGFRVVVDGNNADDAHDVRPGRRAAQERGIRSPLQEVGLTKAEIRELARTYGLPNWDKPAAACLSSRIPYGTRITLESLSQVERAEAYLSALNLGQVRVRHLGDAARIEVAPEAMARVRDQRAAIVAQLNALGFSEVMLNLDGYRMGSLNGNAAPRVERL; this is encoded by the coding sequence ATGAACGATAAGCTTGAACAATTGCAAGATCTACTGCGCGCGATGGAATCCGTCGTCGTCGCGTATTCGGGCGGCGTGGACAGCACGCTCGTGCTCAAGGTCGCGCATGACGTACTGGGAGATGCCGCGCTCGCCGTCACCGCCGACTCGCCGAGTTTGCCGCGTGATGATTTGCGTCAAGCGCAAGCCATCGCCGCGCAAATCGGCGCGCGCCATCTCTGCATTCCGATTTCCGAAATGAGCGACGCGCGCTACCTGAACAATCCGCCCGACCGTTGTTACTTTTGCAAAACCCACACGTACGACGCACTCGCCGCGCTAGCAGAACGCGAAGGATTTCGCGTCGTCGTGGACGGCAACAACGCCGACGACGCGCACGACGTACGACCAGGACGTCGCGCGGCGCAGGAGCGCGGCATTCGCAGTCCGCTCCAAGAAGTCGGCTTGACCAAAGCGGAAATTCGCGAACTCGCGCGCACATACGGATTGCCGAACTGGGACAAGCCCGCCGCCGCGTGCCTCTCGTCGCGCATTCCGTACGGCACGCGCATCACACTCGAATCCTTGTCCCAGGTCGAGCGCGCCGAGGCGTACTTAAGCGCGTTGAATCTCGGTCAAGTGCGCGTGCGTCATCTCGGCGATGCGGCGCGCATCGAGGTCGCGCCGGAGGCGATGGCGCGCGTGCGCGATCAGCGCGCCGCGATTGTCGCGCAGTTGAACGCACTCGGTTTTAGCGAGGTGATGCTCAACCTGGACGGTTATCGGATGGGCAGTCTCAACGGCAACGCCGCGCCGCGGGTGGAACGATTATGA
- the larB gene encoding nickel pincer cofactor biosynthesis protein LarB, producing MNADSLREVLEQVREGERSVDDAFARLKDLPYQDLGFARLDHHRALRQGFPEVVFCEGKRTEHTVAILQQLAREHANGLVMGTRVTPETFRAIAAVLPHARYFPDARIVTLGALPEPRNADAMILVACAGTADLPIAEEAALTAQAMGSRIVKLYDVGVAGIHRLLDARDKLSEANVIIVVAGMDGALPAVIGGLVACPVIALPTSIGYGTGLGGVAALMTMLNACAPGIAVVNIDNGFGAGYLAHLINSRTRKTA from the coding sequence ATGAATGCCGATTCGTTGCGCGAGGTTCTCGAACAAGTGCGTGAAGGCGAACGCTCGGTTGACGACGCGTTCGCGCGACTCAAGGATTTGCCGTACCAAGACCTGGGTTTCGCGCGGCTCGATCATCATCGCGCGTTGCGCCAGGGTTTTCCCGAAGTCGTTTTTTGCGAGGGCAAGCGCACCGAACACACCGTCGCGATCCTGCAACAGTTAGCGCGCGAGCACGCGAACGGACTCGTGATGGGCACGCGCGTGACGCCCGAAACGTTTCGCGCGATTGCGGCGGTCTTGCCGCACGCGCGATATTTTCCCGACGCGCGCATCGTCACACTCGGCGCGTTGCCCGAACCCAGGAACGCCGACGCGATGATTCTGGTCGCGTGCGCCGGAACCGCCGACTTGCCCATCGCGGAAGAAGCCGCGCTCACCGCGCAAGCGATGGGTAGCCGCATCGTCAAACTGTACGATGTCGGTGTCGCCGGGATCCATCGCTTGCTCGACGCGCGCGACAAACTGAGTGAAGCGAACGTGATTATCGTCGTCGCGGGGATGGACGGCGCGTTGCCCGCCGTCATCGGCGGACTGGTCGCGTGCCCGGTGATCGCGTTGCCGACGAGCATCGGCTACGGCACCGGCTTGGGCGGCGTCGCGGCATTGATGACGATGCTGAACGCGTGCGCGCCCGGCATCGCGGTCGTCAACATTGACAACGGATTTGGCGCGGGCTACCTCGCGCACCTGATCAATTCTCGAACACGGAAAACCGCATGA
- the larC gene encoding nickel pincer cofactor biosynthesis protein LarC produces MMKNDTIYFDLIGGASGNMILAALLDAGLELDALREALAGLALPGWSFETQRVTRRGIAATWLDVRVNDETTERHLRDLLDVIAASRLPADAQTTCARILTRLGKVEAQIHDQPLDRVHLHEIGGLDTIVDVVGSVMGLRLLGVARVVVSPFPLARGRVTMAHGSFPLPAPATLALVQGAPIVGVDGERETVTPTAAAILTTLAHAYGALPRITLHAIGYGAGTRDDPTPNVLRVMLGAREPDGAVMESIVELETNIDDMNPQTYDFVMARLFEAGALDVTLTPMQMKKNRPGTWLRVFAPLERAADLRAIILNETTTLGVREQIVQRHTLAREIISVATEFGAVQAKLARRPNGAQTVTPEYDDCARIAREQRVPLQTIFDAVKRRTHDLT; encoded by the coding sequence ATGATGAAAAATGACACGATTTATTTTGATCTGATCGGCGGGGCGAGCGGCAATATGATTCTCGCCGCGCTGCTCGACGCCGGGCTGGAACTCGACGCGCTGCGCGAAGCGCTCGCCGGACTGGCGCTCCCAGGTTGGTCGTTTGAAACCCAGCGCGTCACCCGGCGCGGCATCGCGGCGACCTGGCTCGATGTGCGCGTGAACGATGAAACGACCGAACGCCATCTCCGCGATTTGCTCGACGTGATTGCCGCGAGTCGTTTGCCGGCGGACGCGCAAACCACGTGCGCGCGCATCCTCACGCGACTCGGTAAAGTCGAAGCGCAAATTCACGATCAACCACTCGACCGGGTTCATCTTCACGAGATCGGCGGACTCGATACGATTGTGGATGTCGTCGGGAGTGTGATGGGTTTGCGTTTGCTCGGCGTCGCGCGCGTCGTCGTTTCGCCGTTTCCGCTCGCGCGCGGACGCGTCACGATGGCGCACGGCAGTTTCCCGCTTCCCGCGCCGGCGACGCTCGCGCTCGTGCAAGGCGCGCCGATTGTCGGCGTAGACGGCGAACGCGAAACCGTGACACCGACCGCCGCCGCGATTCTCACGACGCTCGCGCACGCGTACGGCGCGCTGCCGCGCATAACCCTGCACGCGATCGGTTACGGCGCAGGCACGCGCGATGATCCCACACCGAACGTGTTGCGCGTGATGCTTGGCGCGCGCGAACCCGATGGCGCGGTGATGGAATCCATCGTCGAATTGGAAACGAACATTGACGACATGAATCCGCAAACGTACGATTTCGTGATGGCGCGTTTGTTTGAAGCGGGCGCGCTCGACGTGACACTGACGCCGATGCAAATGAAAAAGAATCGTCCAGGCACCTGGCTGCGCGTGTTCGCGCCACTCGAACGCGCCGCCGATCTGCGCGCGATCATTCTGAACGAGACGACGACGTTGGGCGTGCGCGAACAAATCGTCCAACGCCACACACTCGCGCGCGAAATCATCTCGGTCGCCACCGAATTCGGCGCGGTCCAAGCCAAACTCGCGCGCCGACCGAACGGCGCGCAAACGGTGACGCCCGAGTACGACGATTGTGCGCGCATCGCGCGCGAACAGCGCGTACCACTCCAAACGATTTTCGATGCGGTCAAGCGGCGCACACACGACCTGACTTAG
- a CDS encoding molybdopterin-dependent oxidoreductase → MKTSASSAGAFLFLDRAFWSLTEGLAKLGVTPPWFKGQVKTTYNYCDICPWRCGIVVQSVGNRVYKIDGNPKDPKSRGMLCARGQAGVSFLYDPDRLKQPMIRTGERGEGKFKNVSWEEALDYSANALKKLRDQHGPESLAIFGHTSGDFWFTDYFAQAYGTVNAAKASVTMCTAPREEASIITTGRSIGNHEPVDWEKSKCVVLIGTHIGEDARNTMMQDLATARANGAKLIVVDPRYSSAAMKADAWLPIKPGTDTALLLAWMNVLIAENLIDKAFVAKWTEGFDKLAAHVKTFTPEWAAQITDLPADKIRETARMFGAARPSSVIVPGRHVVWYGNDTQRMRAVYILLGLTGSYGREGGLYFNKPPFLEEIPHPPFAAASGAGG, encoded by the coding sequence TTGAAAACCTCCGCGTCGAGCGCGGGCGCGTTCCTGTTTCTCGACCGCGCGTTCTGGTCGTTGACCGAGGGCTTGGCGAAACTCGGCGTGACTCCGCCGTGGTTCAAAGGGCAAGTCAAGACCACGTACAACTATTGCGACATTTGTCCGTGGCGGTGCGGCATCGTCGTCCAGAGCGTCGGCAATCGCGTCTACAAAATTGACGGCAACCCGAAAGATCCGAAATCGCGCGGGATGTTGTGTGCGCGCGGGCAAGCCGGCGTTTCGTTTTTGTACGATCCCGACCGCTTGAAACAACCGATGATTCGCACGGGCGAGCGCGGCGAAGGCAAATTCAAAAACGTTTCGTGGGAAGAGGCGTTGGATTATTCCGCGAACGCGTTGAAAAAATTGCGCGATCAACACGGACCCGAATCGCTTGCGATTTTCGGACACACGTCCGGCGATTTCTGGTTCACCGATTATTTCGCGCAGGCGTACGGCACGGTCAACGCGGCGAAAGCATCGGTGACGATGTGCACCGCGCCGCGCGAAGAAGCGTCCATCATCACGACCGGTCGCTCGATTGGCAATCACGAGCCGGTGGACTGGGAAAAATCGAAATGCGTCGTGCTCATCGGCACACACATCGGCGAGGACGCGCGCAACACGATGATGCAAGACCTGGCGACCGCGCGCGCGAACGGCGCGAAACTCATCGTCGTTGATCCGCGCTATTCCTCCGCCGCGATGAAAGCCGACGCGTGGCTGCCAATCAAACCTGGGACGGACACCGCGCTCTTGCTCGCGTGGATGAATGTGCTCATCGCCGAAAATCTGATTGACAAAGCATTCGTTGCCAAGTGGACGGAAGGATTCGATAAACTCGCGGCGCACGTCAAGACGTTCACGCCGGAATGGGCGGCGCAAATCACCGACTTGCCCGCCGATAAAATTCGTGAGACCGCGCGGATGTTCGGCGCGGCGCGACCCAGTTCGGTCATCGTCCCAGGTCGGCACGTCGTGTGGTACGGGAACGATACGCAGAGAATGCGCGCCGTCTACATTTTGCTGGGCTTGACCGGCTCGTACGGACGCGAGGGCGGGTTGTATTTCAACAAGCCGCCGTTCCTCGAAGAAATTCCGCATCCACCCTTTGCCGCCGCGAGCGGCGCGGGTGGCTGA
- a CDS encoding molybdopterin-dependent oxidoreductase — MQELVEPMLTGKPYPIKGLIAYGCNIFHTIPNVPRTKQALKQLDFVMVVDTLPQDHVAWADVVLPEATYLERYDELWACGHKTPYIAMREPAIDPLYYSRPAWWMVRELGLRLGLDDFFKWKTAEEYLNQRLGSIGLNLGKLREQGGVAVQKGKAYLADFEAEKSSPFTTPTGKLEFFSDALEKAKLDPLPKYEATPDAPAGFFRLLYGRSPVHTFSRTQNTPVLNELMAENEVWINDEAAANLGLKHGDSVMLENQDGVKSGPIKVKATPRIRKDCVYMIHGFGHDAPGLTRAHKRGASDAMLQTKYKLDPISGGAGLRVNFVRLVRAA, encoded by the coding sequence ATGCAAGAACTCGTCGAACCGATGCTCACCGGCAAGCCGTATCCGATCAAGGGGTTGATCGCGTACGGGTGCAACATTTTCCACACGATTCCGAACGTTCCGCGCACGAAACAAGCGTTGAAACAATTGGATTTCGTGATGGTCGTGGACACACTGCCGCAAGATCACGTCGCGTGGGCGGATGTCGTTCTGCCCGAAGCGACGTACCTCGAACGCTACGACGAACTCTGGGCGTGCGGACACAAGACACCGTACATCGCAATGCGCGAACCGGCGATTGACCCGTTGTACTATTCGCGACCCGCGTGGTGGATGGTACGCGAACTGGGTTTGCGCCTGGGTCTGGACGATTTCTTCAAGTGGAAAACCGCTGAGGAATATCTCAATCAGCGTCTCGGTTCGATTGGCTTGAATCTCGGTAAACTGCGCGAGCAAGGTGGCGTGGCGGTACAAAAAGGCAAGGCGTACCTCGCCGATTTCGAAGCCGAGAAATCATCGCCGTTCACGACGCCGACCGGCAAGCTCGAATTCTTCTCGGACGCGTTGGAAAAAGCGAAACTCGATCCACTGCCCAAGTACGAAGCGACGCCCGACGCGCCCGCCGGATTCTTCCGCCTGCTCTACGGTCGTTCGCCGGTACACACGTTCAGCCGCACGCAGAACACGCCGGTGCTCAACGAGTTGATGGCAGAGAACGAAGTCTGGATCAACGACGAAGCCGCCGCAAACCTGGGTCTAAAACACGGCGATAGCGTAATGCTCGAAAACCAGGACGGCGTCAAGAGTGGTCCGATCAAGGTCAAGGCGACACCGCGCATTCGCAAAGATTGCGTGTACATGATTCACGGCTTTGGGCACGACGCGCCAGGTTTGACGCGCGCGCATAAACGCGGCGCGAGTGATGCGATGTTGCAAACCAAGTACAAACTCGATCCGATCAGCGGTGGGGCTGGCTTGCGCGTCAACTTTGTGCGGTTAGTGAGGGCGGCATGA
- a CDS encoding 4Fe-4S dicluster domain-containing protein, translating into MATRYAYSIDLDRCIGCQACIVACKTGNEVPLYDTFINVGDIVTGKSPNFFGTFAHHRCFHCGDAPCVTVCPTGTLSKWNGLTIVEPEKCSSCGYCTDACPFKVPHIVDNHVSKCIACLELVKDGGTPWCAQTCPSQAIKFGDREKILADLKTRVAQVKSRFPNAQLYGESPLGGLGLITLLLDKPSVYGLPDDPQMPLMVNTWQKVVQPVSVGLTLTALATTGIAYFIARRQHVREKAETLHASRTSLPAETPAEVQPEQSAEQPSKQAESKEKKDNG; encoded by the coding sequence ATGGCAACCCGTTACGCCTACTCGATTGATCTGGATCGTTGCATCGGTTGCCAGGCATGCATCGTCGCGTGCAAGACTGGCAACGAAGTGCCGCTCTACGACACCTTCATCAACGTCGGCGACATTGTCACCGGCAAGTCGCCCAACTTTTTCGGCACGTTCGCGCATCATCGTTGCTTTCACTGCGGCGACGCGCCGTGCGTCACCGTTTGTCCGACCGGCACGCTTTCGAAATGGAATGGTTTGACGATTGTCGAGCCGGAAAAATGTTCGTCGTGCGGGTACTGCACGGACGCGTGTCCGTTCAAGGTTCCGCACATCGTGGACAATCACGTTTCGAAATGTATCGCATGCCTCGAACTCGTCAAGGATGGCGGGACGCCGTGGTGCGCGCAAACGTGTCCCAGCCAGGCAATCAAGTTTGGCGACCGCGAAAAAATTCTCGCGGATCTAAAAACGCGCGTCGCGCAAGTCAAGTCGCGTTTTCCGAACGCGCAACTGTACGGCGAATCGCCGCTCGGTGGGTTGGGGTTGATCACACTCTTGCTCGACAAGCCCAGCGTGTACGGCTTGCCCGACGATCCGCAAATGCCATTGATGGTGAACACCTGGCAAAAGGTCGTGCAACCCGTATCGGTTGGGTTGACGCTCACGGCGCTGGCAACGACCGGCATCGCGTACTTTATCGCACGACGACAACACGTGCGCGAAAAGGCAGAGACGTTGCACGCTTCGCGGACGTCTCTACCGGCTGAAACACCGGCGGAGGTTCAACCTGAGCAGAGTGCTGAGCAACCGTCCAAGCAAGCAGAGTCGAAGGAGAAGAAAGACAATGGCTAG
- a CDS encoding cytochrome b/b6 domain-containing protein translates to MASESVLVKRYLPTQRLVHWIGVLTFLILLFSGVILIASPLAPLAAGGITRTIHRIAVIPFMLLPILYVVLNPKQAMELLKESFTYTRDDIEWFKHMPAYFLGRTKGLPPQGRINAGQKLHHAATFLMFNFIAWSGFVLWFGKGQLGYDGLAIAAMIHDLSMLGLTVLMIGHLYFTLVYDALSSMLTGYVTEEYAKMEHAKWIAELPENAFVKPDEKKK, encoded by the coding sequence ATGGCTAGCGAATCGGTTCTCGTCAAACGCTACCTGCCAACTCAGCGACTCGTGCACTGGATCGGCGTGCTGACGTTTCTCATTCTGCTGTTTAGCGGCGTCATCCTGATCGCGTCGCCGCTTGCGCCGCTCGCCGCTGGCGGCATTACGCGGACGATTCATCGCATCGCGGTCATCCCGTTCATGCTCTTGCCGATTCTGTACGTGGTCCTGAATCCAAAGCAAGCGATGGAATTGCTCAAGGAATCGTTCACGTACACGCGCGACGACATCGAGTGGTTCAAGCACATGCCCGCGTACTTCCTGGGTCGCACAAAAGGGTTGCCGCCGCAAGGGCGCATCAACGCCGGGCAAAAACTGCATCACGCCGCGACATTTCTAATGTTCAACTTTATCGCGTGGTCTGGGTTTGTGCTGTGGTTCGGCAAAGGTCAACTCGGTTACGATGGGCTTGCGATTGCGGCGATGATCCACGACCTCTCGATGCTGGGTCTCACCGTGCTGATGATTGGTCACTTGTACTTTACGCTCGTGTACGATGCGCTGTCTTCGATGTTGACCGGCTACGTCACCGAAGAGTATGCCAAAATGGAACATGCCAAGTGGATCGCCGAATTACCGGAGAATGCGTTTGTCAAACCGGATGAAAAGAAAAAGTAG
- a CDS encoding PAS domain S-box protein translates to MWAGLGRWLSLPTWQNEEDRQIARILLRIMLAAVTAFFLVIVIGLYVRHSAVVITCIIGGVLLIAPVNLLRRGHLRASGIVLALDTLGVVTFSALAGKGIHDVAIIAYPIIVLFAALALGKRSFVIFVFLTNGSIGGVAWAMFLSAPDVTTLAEAITAMMAITVAAFIAHLLAENMRQNLAHAQRQVAERQRIEVALRESEKRYRLLAENISDVIWILDLDAARFRYVSPSVERLRGYTAEEVLAQDMAAALTPQSLAYLQQALPGWRHAFQQGQTHIDGYAELEQPCKHGGTVWTEAKARFVVNPDNGHLEVYGLSRDISARKQIEDQLRQLSRAIEQSPVSIVITDTVGDIEYVNPKFTHVTGYTFEEVRGKNPRILKSGEMPPQAYKELWETVFTGKEWRGEFHNKKKNGELYWESASISPITDMAGKITHFVAVKEDITARKRDEEQLRFLSTHDTLTGLYNRTFFEAEAARLEQSRAVPISVIIADVDRMKETNDTLGHHAGDELLRHIAQALQSALRTSDIIARIGGDEFAILLPETDARTADQVLERIKTKLGESQTRRTDLVLSLSLGVATAEGGQLEETFRLADQGMYTDKRAHKRNGG, encoded by the coding sequence ATGTGGGCAGGACTGGGACGTTGGCTATCTCTGCCAACCTGGCAAAACGAAGAGGATCGCCAAATTGCGCGAATCTTGCTGCGGATTATGCTCGCGGCGGTGACAGCATTTTTTCTCGTAATCGTAATCGGTTTGTACGTGCGACATTCCGCCGTCGTAATCACGTGCATCATCGGCGGCGTCTTGCTAATCGCGCCAGTGAACTTGCTGCGGCGCGGGCATTTGCGCGCGAGCGGCATCGTGCTCGCGCTCGACACACTCGGTGTCGTTACTTTTTCTGCGCTGGCCGGCAAGGGCATTCACGACGTTGCGATCATCGCGTACCCCATCATTGTGTTGTTCGCGGCGCTGGCGCTGGGCAAACGCAGTTTTGTAATTTTCGTTTTTCTGACGAACGGTTCGATCGGTGGGGTGGCGTGGGCGATGTTCTTGAGCGCGCCCGATGTGACGACATTGGCAGAAGCAATTACGGCAATGATGGCGATTACGGTTGCGGCGTTCATCGCGCATCTCTTGGCGGAAAATATGCGGCAGAACCTGGCACACGCGCAACGCCAAGTCGCGGAACGTCAACGGATCGAAGTCGCCTTGCGCGAGAGCGAAAAACGGTATCGGCTTTTAGCGGAAAATATTTCGGATGTCATTTGGATTCTCGATTTGGACGCCGCGCGTTTTCGCTATGTCAGTCCCTCGGTCGAGCGGCTGCGCGGTTATACCGCCGAAGAGGTGCTCGCGCAAGATATGGCGGCGGCGCTCACGCCCCAGTCGCTGGCATATCTACAGCAAGCTCTCCCAGGGTGGCGCCACGCCTTCCAGCAAGGTCAGACGCACATTGACGGGTATGCCGAACTCGAACAACCCTGCAAGCATGGCGGAACAGTGTGGACCGAAGCCAAAGCGCGCTTTGTCGTCAACCCAGACAACGGGCATTTAGAAGTGTACGGCTTGTCGCGCGATATTTCGGCGCGCAAACAGATCGAAGATCAACTGCGCCAACTCTCGCGCGCCATCGAGCAAAGCCCGGTGTCTATCGTCATCACGGATACTGTCGGCGACATCGAGTACGTCAATCCCAAATTCACCCACGTGACAGGATACACGTTTGAAGAAGTACGCGGCAAAAATCCCCGCATCCTCAAATCGGGCGAGATGCCACCCCAAGCATACAAAGAATTATGGGAAACGGTTTTCACGGGGAAGGAATGGCGCGGCGAATTTCACAACAAAAAAAAGAATGGCGAATTGTACTGGGAGTCCGCCTCGATTTCGCCAATCACCGATATGGCTGGGAAAATCACCCATTTCGTCGCCGTCAAAGAAGATATTACCGCGCGCAAACGAGACGAAGAACAATTGCGCTTTCTCAGCACGCACGACACCCTCACCGGGCTGTACAATCGCACATTCTTTGAAGCGGAAGCCGCGCGGCTAGAACAAAGCCGCGCTGTTCCGATCAGCGTGATCATCGCCGACGTGGACCGGATGAAAGAGACCAATGATACCCTGGGACACCACGCCGGCGACGAATTGCTCCGCCACATCGCGCAGGCGCTGCAGTCGGCGCTGCGCACGTCCGACATTATCGCGCGCATCGGCGGCGACGAGTTCGCCATTTTGTTGCCCGAAACGGACGCGCGGACGGCAGACCAAGTATTGGAACGGATCAAGACAAAACTGGGTGAATCTCAGACCAGGCGCACGGATCTGGTTCTGAGTTTATCGCTCGGCGTGGCAACCGCCGAGGGTGGGCAACTCGAAGAAACGTTCCGTCTCGCCGATCAAGGCATGTACACCGACAAGCGCGCCCATAAACGGAACGGCGGATAA
- a CDS encoding Uma2 family endonuclease — MNRQVKNNFTPAEYLAMEHAAESKSEYYNGKIFAMVGCTTDHSEIAGRLITVLNQQIDGKSKPCHVYTSDARLFVKRSGLFTYPDAIVVCGKIQYAEQHNDTIMNPLLIVEVISESTRAYDRGAKFNFYKQIPSLQEYVVVESEQAHVEVYRRAGDLWTVEMIEGLEASLKLAAVECEIPLAQIYAKASWRK, encoded by the coding sequence ATGAACCGACAAGTGAAAAACAATTTCACGCCCGCCGAGTACCTCGCGATGGAACATGCCGCCGAATCCAAGAGCGAGTACTACAATGGCAAAATCTTTGCGATGGTGGGTTGCACTACTGATCACAGTGAAATTGCCGGCAGATTGATCACTGTGCTCAATCAACAAATTGATGGCAAGTCCAAGCCCTGTCACGTCTATACCAGCGATGCACGCTTGTTCGTCAAGCGCAGTGGTCTGTTCACATATCCCGATGCCATAGTCGTGTGCGGCAAGATTCAGTACGCCGAGCAACACAACGATACGATCATGAATCCGTTGTTGATTGTCGAGGTGATATCCGAGTCCACGCGCGCGTATGATCGCGGCGCGAAATTCAACTTCTACAAACAGATTCCGAGTTTGCAAGAGTATGTGGTGGTGGAGTCGGAGCAAGCGCATGTCGAGGTGTACCGCCGCGCCGGCGATTTGTGGACGGTGGAGATGATCGAGGGCTTGGAGGCAAGCTTAAAACTCGCCGCGGTCGAGTGCGAGATTCCTCTCGCGCAAATTTACGCCAAGGCGTCGTGGCGAAAATGA